From the Lampris incognitus isolate fLamInc1 chromosome 6, fLamInc1.hap2, whole genome shotgun sequence genome, one window contains:
- the LOC130113862 gene encoding uncharacterized protein DDB_G0290685-like: MLKVVRSLDPDTHNIVRFHEGFFYRGLTCLVFEQLHMSLLDYMRQTHFKPLSLNEIRPITVQLATAFKALKSIGLIHTDLKLDNIMLVDQVNQPFRVKLIDFGLAVLSSEVQRGSILQPLGYRAPEVVLGLPISEAIDMWSLGCVMAAMFLGRNLYPSWKEFDMMRAIVATQGMPADHLLDAGLRTRCLFTRDSKHQTWRLKLPWEYFRDTGKSPRCPSRFRLGSLDVLLKCKPEGAGEHEEEDIQAFVDLLKRMLNLDAAQRITPSQALRHRFLSMTHLAMGYHHSSYVMDSFDIMSICPLSELSWGSEINETCNQQDQNPMTSLTDSNGGGDDKEEGDIKGVDDKLEVDIKGGDDKEEGDIEGGDDKEESDIEGGDDKEEGEIEGVDDKLEGDIEGGDDKEEGDIEGVDDKLEGDIEGDDKKEGDIEGGDDKEEGDIKGDDKETGDIEGGDDKEDGDIKGVDDKLEVDIKGGDDKEEVDIEGGDDKEEGDIEGADDKLEGDIEGGDDKEEGDIEGGDDKEEGDIEGGDDKEEGDIEGDDKLEGDIEGVDDKLEGDIEGGDDKEEGNIEGVDDKLEGDIEGDDKKEGDIEGADDKEEGNIEGVDNKLEGDIEGGDDKEEGDIEGVDDKLEGDIEGGHDKEEGDIEEGDDKEEGDIEGGDDKEEGDIEGGDVKEEDNIKREDGVEEGNIERENDEYKGYTGDSNKAGLIQREEVEKKGDRRENGGGEQMRSEGAGCRDKIGGEKDEGLKRESKRKGGRGRWRKSWISRKRKGKDEEEGKEEKAEEAEEQNKEDKMKQSTLISPPTKANILTPPSPSSLSSPLLRPSAGPLCCTLL; this comes from the exons ATGCTGAAAGTGGTCAGGAGTCTTGATCCAGACACTCATAACATCGTCCGCTTCCATGAAGGCTTTTTCTATCGCGGACTCACGTGTCTGGTGTTTGAACAGCTACACATGAGTCTCCTCGACTACATGAGACAGACACACTTTAAACCTCTGTCTCTGAATGAGATTCGTCCCATCACAGTACAG CTGGCCACCGCCTTCAAAGCTCTGAAGAGCATCGGGCTGATTCACACAGACCTGAAACTAGACAACATCATGCTGGTTGACCAAGTCAATCAGCCGTTCAGGGTGAAGCTGATTGATTTTGGTCTGGCTGTTCTCTCCTCTGAGGTTCAGCGTGGCAGCATCCTTCAGCCTCTTGGTTACAG GGCACCAGAAGTTGTCTTGGGCCTCCCCATCTCAGAGGCAATAGACATGTGGTCCCTTGGCTGTGTAATGGCAGCGATGTTCTTGGGAAGGAACCTCTACCCTTCTTGGAAAGAATTTGACATG ATGAGAGCCATTGTGGCAACACAAGGCATGCCAGCAGATCACTTGTTGGATGCTGGTTTGAGGACGAGGTGTTTATTCACCAGGGACTCAAAACATCAAACTTGGAGGCTCAAG CTGCCATGGGAGTACTTCCGGGACACAGGAAAATCGCCCAGGTGCCCCAGCAGGTTTAGGTTGGGCTCCCTTGATGTCCTGTTGAAG TGCAAACCTGAGGGGGCAGGCGAGCACGAGGAGGAAGACATCCAGGCATTTGTTGATCTGCTCAAAAGAATGCTCAACCTGGATGCTGCCCAGAGAATCACCCCCAGCCAAGCTCTGAGACATCGCTTCCTCAGCATGACCCACCTTGCTATGGGCTACCACCACAGCTCcta CGTGATGGACTCCTTTGACATCATGTCCATCTGCCCACTCTCGGAGTTGTCTTGGGGGTCTGAGATCAATGAAACCTGCAACCAGCAAGACCAGAACCCCATGACCTCCCTCACAGATTCTAATGgcggaggagatgataaagaggagggtgacatcaaaggagttgatgataaattggaggttgacatcaaaggaggagatgataaagaggagggtgacatcgaaggaggagatgataaagaggagagtgacatcgaaggaggagatgataaagaggagggtgagatcgaaggagttgatgataaattggagggtgacatcgaaggaggagatgataaagaggagggtgacatcgaaggagttgatgataaattggagggtgacattgaaggagatgATAaaaaggagggtgacatcgaaggaggagatgataaagaggagggtgacatcaaaggagatgataaagagacgggtgatatcgaaggaggagatgataaagaggacggtgacatcaaaggagttgatgataaattggaggttgacatcaaaggaggagatgataaagaggaggttgacatcgaaggaggagatgataaagaggaaggtgacatcgaaggagctgatgataaattggagggtgacattgaaggaggagatgataaagaggagggtgacattgaaggaggagatgacaaagaggagggtgacatcgaaggaggagatgataaagaggagggtgacatcgaaggagacgataaattggagggtgacatcgaaggagttgatgataaattggagggtgacatcgaaggaggagatgataaagaggagggtaacatcgaaggagttgatgataaattggagggtgacattgaaggagatgATAAAAaagagggtgacatcgaaggagcagatgataaagaggagggtaacATCGAAGGAGTTGataataaattggagggtgacattgaaggaggagatgataaagaggagggtgacattgaaggagttgatgataaattggagggtgacattgaaggaggacatgataaagaggagggtgacatcgaagaaggagatgataaagaggagggtgacattgaaggaggagatgataaagaggagggtgacatcgaaggaggagatgttaAAGAGGAAGATAACATCAAAAGAGAAGATGGTGTAGAGGAAGGGAACATCGAAAGAGAAAATGATGAATATAAGGGATACACTGGGGACAGTAACAAAGCGGGGCTCATCCAAAGAGAAGAAGTTGaaaagaagggagacagaagagaaAATGGAGGAGGGGAGCAGATGAGAAGTGAAGGAGCAGGATGTAGAGACAAAATTGGTGGAGAAAAAGATGAAGGGTTGAAAAGAGAAAGtaaaagaaaaggaggaagaggaagatggagaaagaGTTGGATAAGtaggaagaggaaaggaaaagatgaagaagaggggaaggaggagaaagcagaggaggcggaggagcAAAACAAAGAGGACAAGATGAAACAGAGCACATTGATATCCCCACCAACAAAAGCTAATATTCTTactcctccttccccctcctcactttcatcccctctccttcgcccctCGGCAGGTCCTCTATGCTGCACACTCCTCTAA